The window TGCTGCCAGTCAGATCCATGAGTTGAATCCGAAACCAGTGATAGGCTGAACGATAGAGAAAATGCTGCAGCCTGAAATCAGCGACGTCCGCTCCGGCATTCAAGTGTTCAAGCAGTGAGCGGCGATCAATATATTTCACTCTCGACTCAACCGATACGCAAATTCTTCCGTCAGACAGGTAATGAAGGTGATAAGAGAACCCTGGCAGAACAACAACGTCCTCTTCCGCATCACCGAGTGGCAGCGGATTTCTTGAATAGAAAGTACTGGACGTATCATTCCACAACTCAGCCCGTTTGTTGAGCACCCCCCGAATCTGAAACCGCAGCATGTTCAGCGCTAAGTCAACCTGCTCGGTCTTGATGTCGCTGTAGTCAAGCATCTCTGCCTGGCCGACCGGTTTCAGAATCGCAATGTGAGGCGTCAGTCGCCATTCGTTTTTGATTTTGCCGATGCTGGCAGTTGTCGCAAGAAAATGTCTGTCCCCGACTCGGTACGGACTGACCGGCTGCCCCGCGTCTTTGGCAAGCATCCCAGCCAGCCGATGCAGGTTTTCGACAATCTGAGCATTGCGCGGAAGGTTGGTTACTTCAAGCAGGTGATATTCACACTGCATCCCAGATAAATTTTCTATTGGAAACAAATTCGGAATGTGTTTCGTCATTGCTTAACCTCACGCATAATCTTTCGAACTTACAAAAGTGGCAGGAACCGGGGCTGTTGGCGTATGCGAAATCGTTGATGTCCTGCTCCGGATATGTTTGATCACCAAGCAGAGCATTGATATCGGAAAGGCTGCGGTAGATAAAATCTTCCATATTGAGCAGCCGATTTTCATCAATCCTGTGTGTCTCGATCTTCCCTTGAAGCAGATTGGCTTCGACGAGCAGCAGATCGCTGGCTTTGAAGCCCGACCATTTCTGAAGTGCAGCTAGCGCGTAAAACTGGAGCTGGCGCGAATAATCACTTGTTAGGCTCTCGCCAATCTTCCAGTCAATGATGCAGAGCTTCGAATGGTTGTATTTCAAAACCAGATCGAGCTTGGCAACACAATTCTGGCCGTTGAACTTGAACAACAGATTTGGTTCTGCCGAGTACCACTCTCCACCTTGAAGAAAATTCAGGAACTTCTCCTGAGAGTATAGGAATTCGTAACACTGACGAATCTGCTCGTAAGTTTCACTCACGTTGTTGTTACTGATCGGTATCCCGTATTCGTGTTCACGCAAAGCCAGATGGTTTAGCTTGTTTGCAGATTTGGTGACGCCATCTTTTTTGTAATCGCCGCGTTCGGAAAACCGAAATTGTTCTTCCGCCAGCCGCAAGGTCTCGTTCGTTAGAACTGCGCAGGAGATCAATGAATGCTTCTCAAGCGAAGGGACAAAAAAAGTTTCAAGAGCCAGATGGACAACATGACCGCGCCATTCTTCGATCCCCTTCAACTGACTTAGCAGATAAGCCTCACGCCGCCGCGGGTCTTTGGCGTTGTGCCAGGCCATCTGCTGTTTGAAAAAGAATTGCCGCTGGCAGCGCCGAAACGAATTGTGCGCAGAAATTGACCACTGCCTCATACATCAACCCTTCCTGCTTTTTCGGCTGCCTTTCCCGCTGTTCCGTTGCTGCTCTTTTTTATCGAGAAAAGCAAACAAGTCTTCCCACTCCTGCGGGCTTTTGATACCCGATGCTCGGCGCAGGAAGTTCAACGCGTGTTCTGATTGCGCGATCTTCTGCATATCCACCGGCAACTTTTCAGCCAGCCGCAACAACTCTAGTTCATCGGCTTCGAGTTCAACCGACAACCTTTTCAGCGTCCCGGCAGAAGGGGTATAGGGAAGTTTGCCATTCTCGATCTTGCTGAGATAGGTGAAATCTATCTCCACCGCCTCAGCCAGTTGCCGCTGCGTCAGCCCTTTCTGCTTGCGAAGCTCTCTGATTTTGTCTCCCAATGCATCTTTCATAATGGAACTATGCTAAACCTGCTTGATGTTGAAGTCAAGTGCAACATTTGATCGACACCGCGCGCGATATTCTTCGGCGAAGATGGTTTTCAGTAACCGTCTCGTCGCTTCCCGTTCGACCTGCATCAACACATCGTTCCAGTCTTTGCCGATAGGTGGCCAGAGACGCATTAAATGTAGAGCGTCACCTGAGATTACCTCGGTTAACCGCCCGGCGACTTCATCGCCAGCAGTGTCGGCATCAGTAGTGATCAACACCTGCTTACCGACGATCGCTTCCGGTAGCCAGTTAGGCCAGCTTGTGCCCATCATCGCCACCGCAGGCAGATGACAAAACGCCAGCGTAAGCGCATCCATCGGGCCTTCAACGACAGCAACGACTTTTGACTTCAAAGCGCTTGGAGTCGAGAAAATTCCGAGCCTTTTTATCCCTCCAGTCATCGTTTTCAATGCGCTTGGCTTACCGATAAATCGTCCGCTAACGGCAACCAGGTTTCCATCCTGATCACGAATTGGAAACAGCACCGCCGGGCGCCGGTACCAGCGCGACGAATAGCGCACGCCTGCCAATCGCGCCAGTGCC is drawn from Acidobacteriota bacterium and contains these coding sequences:
- a CDS encoding toprim domain-containing protein; protein product: MALARLAGVRYSSRWYRRPAVLFPIRDQDGNLVAVSGRFIGKPSALKTMTGGIKRLGIFSTPSALKSKVVAVVEGPMDALTLAFCHLPAVAMMGTSWPNWLPEAIVGKQVLITTDADTAGDEVAGRLTEVISGDALHLMRLWPPIGKDWNDVLMQVEREATRRLLKTIFAEEYRARCRSNVALDFNIKQV
- a CDS encoding PD-(D/E)XK nuclease family protein gives rise to the protein MRQWSISAHNSFRRCQRQFFFKQQMAWHNAKDPRRREAYLLSQLKGIEEWRGHVVHLALETFFVPSLEKHSLISCAVLTNETLRLAEEQFRFSERGDYKKDGVTKSANKLNHLALREHEYGIPISNNNVSETYEQIRQCYEFLYSQEKFLNFLQGGEWYSAEPNLLFKFNGQNCVAKLDLVLKYNHSKLCIIDWKIGESLTSDYSRQLQFYALAALQKWSGFKASDLLLVEANLLQGKIETHRIDENRLLNMEDFIYRSLSDINALLGDQTYPEQDINDFAYANSPGSCHFCKFERLCVRLSNDETHSEFVSNRKFIWDAV
- a CDS encoding helix-turn-helix transcriptional regulator encodes the protein MKDALGDKIRELRKQKGLTQRQLAEAVEIDFTYLSKIENGKLPYTPSAGTLKRLSVELEADELELLRLAEKLPVDMQKIAQSEHALNFLRRASGIKSPQEWEDLFAFLDKKEQQRNSGKGSRKSRKG